The stretch of DNA CGTCACGATCGCGATCGAGGCGTTGGGAAGAACGTGACGACCATAGACCCGCACCGGCGACAGGCCCTTCGCCCAGGCGGTCCGGACGTAGTCCTGGGGCACGACTTCGGCGATCTTGGCCCGGGCCAGCCGAGTCACTCGCGCGATCGTCCACACCGCCAGGGTGACGGCGGGCAGGATGATGGCGTCCGGTCGCTCTCGCCCCCCGGACGGCAGCCAGCCGAGCGAGACGCTGAACGCGAAGATGAGCAGGAGGCCCAGCCAGTAGCTCGGCATGGACTGGCCCACGGCGACGGCGATCTCGGCGAGGGCACGCAGGGCGGGCTGTCGAGAGATCAGGGAGCCCACCGCCAGCGGAAGGCTCACCGCCAGCGCGACGAGCATGGCGACCGACGCCAGCTGGAAGCTCGCGGGAATCCGCTCGGCATAGACCAGGGCGGCCGGCCGCCCATCATAGAGCGAGCGCCCCAGGTCCCCTCGAGCGGCCGCCGAGACGTAGTCGACGTACTGGACGTACAGGGGACGCTGCCAGCCCATCCGCCGCCGGAGCTCCTCCCGGGCCTCCGGGGTGGCATGCTCCCCGAGGATGAGCAGGGTGGGGTCGCCGGTCGCGCGGATGAGGAAGAACGCGAGGGTGGCGACGCCGAAGAGCACGAAGGTGCCCTGGCCCAGCCGCACCGCGAGGTACGCCAGCACTCCCGACCTGCCGCTCAGGACGGCGGAGCCGCCTCACGCACGTCGGCGACTCGGCCGGCCGCCCGGTGGGCCGGCCCGCCGCCGGTCAGGCCCCGCCAGGTGCGCAGCCCGCGTCATTCCAGATCGCGTCGAACGCACTCGAG from Candidatus Methylomirabilota bacterium encodes:
- a CDS encoding ABC transporter permease translates to MLAYLAVRLGQGTFVLFGVATLAFFLIRATGDPTLLILGEHATPEAREELRRRMGWQRPLYVQYVDYVSAAARGDLGRSLYDGRPAALVYAERIPASFQLASVAMLVALAVSLPLAVGSLISRQPALRALAEIAVAVGQSMPSYWLGLLLIFAFSVSLGWLPSGGRERPDAIILPAVTLAVWTIARVTRLARAKIAEVVPQDYVRTAWAKGLSPVRVYGRHVLPNASIAIVTLVTAEFVTLFSAAILTESVFAWPGVGRLLAESVYRRDYPTVQAGLLVISGVVVVMNILTDALYLCLDPRIRLQ